A stretch of the Primulina huaijiensis isolate GDHJ02 unplaced genomic scaffold, ASM1229523v2 scaffold24481, whole genome shotgun sequence genome encodes the following:
- the LOC140967198 gene encoding putative pentatricopeptide repeat-containing protein At3g05240: MTSSIRLQRFSQFLLKETTPDLFSSPQLLLNFRSHYPSTPFYSTSRILHNQDPKNTAVQWNLTIRDASATNPLKALSLFQQMLENTVGSTPIYIDPFIYASLIKACNKAQAFLEVVEKSVVAVNCMISGHVRRGNLDLGLSLFVKILRGCFGSNVKPNYVSFLILIAGCVEFGGRKNGTALHGCCSKMGFDCNVEICNVLIDFYAKFGCIFDAATVFRDSPQKDLISWNTMIWGYANNGHSWEALTLFKELRNTNIGVDRVSFSCLISSYAAQKDLNSGRMMHALAKAVGIECDISVGTALINMYAKCRKLVCAMELFDDLPKQNIESWNTMIHAYVENGLAMEALKLFDHIKHRNLELDEVTVLGLIMACRDLGNLNHGIYIHSFLQSEDLLRDNTCLGNALIDMYAKCGSMTQARAVFDRMIKKDVISWTSLISGYAINGEGVKSLDTFKHMCDQKIAPNFVTFIGVLSACDHAGLVHDGRNLYGNMKNVYGIEPQIEHYGCLINMLARAGRIDEARKFIGEIALEPSALVWRMLINACCVYGNINLGLNLVSSLTEPNTSHDSGDCVISSNIFAVAGRWDDVISQRNLMFKQRSPKVAGKSSLSCLTE; encoded by the exons ATGACTTCCTCCATTCGACTTCAAAGATTTTCTCAATTCCTTCTCAAAGAAACCACCCCAGATCTCTTCTCCTCTCCTCAATTACTTCTGAATTTCCGTTCTCACTACCCTTCAACTCCTTTCTACTCTACCAGCCGTATTCTTCATAATCAGGATCCCAAAAACACTGCTGTCCAATGGAACCTCACGATCAGGGATGCATCAGCCACCAATCCTCTAAAGGCACTCTCTTTATTTCAGCAAATGCTGGAAAATACTGTTGGAAGTACCCCAATTTACATTGACCCTTTCATTTACGCTTCACTGATCAAAGCTTGTAACAAAGCTCAGGCCTTTCTTGAAG TTGTGGAGAAGAGTGTTGTCGCCGTTAATTGTATGATATCTGGGCATGTTAGAAGAGGAAATCTTGATTTGGGTCTAAGCTTGTTTGTAAAAATTCTAAGGGGATGTTTTGGTTCTAACGTAAAACCCAATTATGTtagtttcttgattttgatagcCGGTTGTGTTGAATTTGGTGGACGAAAAAATGGAACGGCTCTACATGGTTGTTGTTCCAAGATGGGATTTGACTGTAATGTTGAAATCTGCAACGTGCttattgatttttatgctaAATTTGGATGCATCTTTGATGCTGCTACTGTATTTAGAGACTCGCCACAAAAAGATTTGATTTCATGGAATACCATGATTTGGGGGTATGCTAATAATGGCCATTCCTGGGAGGCACTTACCTTATTCAAAGAATTGAGAAATACAAATATAGGAGTTGACAGGGTATCTTTCAGTTGCTTGATATCCTCCTACGCAGCTCAAAAAGATCTTAATTCAGGGAGGATGATGCATGCTCTTGCAAAAGCAGTTGGGATCGAGTGTGATATCTCAGTAGGGACAGCACTTATCAACATGTATGCAAAATGCAGAAAACTAGTGTGTGCGATGGAACTTTTTGATGATTTACCAAAGCAAAATATTGAATCTTGGAACACTATGATACATGCATATGTTGAAAATGGACTAGCCATGGAGGCTTTAAAGCTATTTGATCATATCAAGCATAGAAACTTAGAACTCGACGAAGTAACAGTCCTAGGATTAATTATGGCCTGCCGTGATTTGGGGAACCTAAATCATGGTATTTATATTCATTCTTTTCTGCAGAGTGAAGACCTCCTTAGAGACAATACCTGTCTAGGTAATGCACTTATTGATATGTATGCAAAATGTGGGAGCATGACACAAGCTAGAGCGGTTTTTGACCGTATGATCAAGAAAGATGTTATCTCGTGGACGTCTCTCATATCTGGTTATGCTATAAATGGTGAAGGTGTAAAATCTCTTGATACTTTTAAACATATGTGTGATCAGAAAATTGCTCCTAATTTTGTTACCTTCATTGGAGTTTTATCAGCATGCGATCATGCTGGTCTGGTTCATGATGGGCGAAATTTATATGGTAATATGAAGAACGTTTACGGCATTGAACCCCAGATTGAGCATTATGGTTGTTTGATAAACATGCTTGCTAGAGCTGGAAGAATAGATGAGGCTCGAAAATTTATTGGAGAAATAGCTTTGGAACCAAGTGCACTTGTTTGGCGAATGTTGATTAATGCATGTTGTGTTTATGGCAACATCAATCTCGGATTAAACTTAGTTAGTAGCCTGACAGAACCAAACACTTCACATGATTCTGGAGACTGTGTAATTTCATCCAATATATTTGCTGTAGCAGGAAGATGGGATGATGTTATCTCTCAGAGAAACTTAATGTTTAAACAGAGATCTCCTAAAGTTGCAGGGAAAAGCTCGCTATCCTGTCTGACTGAGTGA
- the LOC140967199 gene encoding two-component response regulator-like APRR1 isoform X1, whose protein sequence is MENSDTGKSRDGFIDRSKVRILLCDNDEKSAGVVLTLLCSCSYQVTSVRSPRQVIDALNAEGTDIDIILSEVNLPMTKGFKMLKYIMRDRGLRRIPVIMMSTQDEVPIVVKCLKFGAADYLVKPLRVNELLNLWTHMWRRRRMLGLAEKNILNFDLDLVASDPSDGNTNSITLFSDDTDDKTGKSTDPETCTSTHQEGKTNINTGIAPTETVTMAPVECQPDVPGICDKRRGQVVLFPKKNDFKMGESSAFITYVKSSTPNGNIQVSSSANEISSEHVKIVQNLTILSDEVINDIQRHDNRNPLENCSRGDGDPFMSLDASQSNSQEEFAQADIHSENDNSNDVPGCQEHTAAYPFYISGVMNQATMPLAFSYLKNLADVHNHANSTILSHYNHIPQCFPHIPGMSTYPYYPFMCLQPGQISTPRWPAHENNASNEGNLHKVDRRLAALMKFRQKRKERCFDKKIRYVNRKKLAERRPRVRGQFVRKVNGVNVDLNGQPPSTEDDQEEGEESDEEDQTAGVRLSPVDVTSVCP, encoded by the exons ATGGAGAATAGCGACACAGGGAAGAGCAGGGATGGGTTTATTGATAGGAGTAAAGTGAGGATTTTGCTATGCGACAATGATGAGAAAAGTGCAGGGGTGGTTCTTACTCTTTTGTGTAGTTGTTCTTATCAAG TCACTTCTGTAAGGTCGCCCAGACAGGTAATTGATGCATTGAATGCAGAGGGGACTGATATAGATATCATTCTTTCTGAAGTTAACCTTCCTATGACCAAAGGATTCAAAATGTTAAAATACATCATGAGGGACAGAGGGTTACGGCGTATCCCTGTTATCA TGATGTCAACTCAAGACGAGGTTCCCATTGTCGTCAAGTGCCTAAAATTTGGAGCAGCTGACTATCTTGTGAAGCCATTGCGCGTCAACGAGCTGTTGAATTTGTGGACTCATATGTGGAGAAGAAGGCGAATG CTTGGACTAGCAGAGaaaaatatcttaaattttGATCTGGATCTAGTTGCATCAGATCCAAGTGATGGTAATACCAACAGTATTACTTTATTTTCGGATGACACAGATGACAAGACTGGAAAGAGTACCGACCCAGAAACTTGTACTTCAACCCATCAGGAAGGCAAG ACCAATATCAACACTGGTATTGCTCCTACGGAAACCGTGACCATGGCTCCTGTGGAGTGTCAGCCAGATGTCCCAGGAATATGTGACAAAAGAAGAG GACAAGTTGTGTTATTtccaaagaaaaatgattttaagaTGGGCGAGTCTTCAGCCTTTATCACATATGTCAAATCAAGCACACCCAATGGAAACATCCAGGTGTCTTCTTCCGCCAATGAGATTTCATCTGAGCATGTGAAGATTGTACAGAATCTTACGATATTGAGCGATGAAGTTATTAATGACATCCAAAGACACGATAACAGAAATCCCCTGGAGAACTGTTCACGAGGAGATGGAGATCCTTTTATGTCACTTGATGCTTCCCAATCGAACTCACAGGAAGAGTTTGCTCAGGCAGACATACATTCAGAGAATGACAATTCCAATGATGTCCCTGGTTGTCAAGAACATACTGCTGCCTATCCTTTCTACATTTCCGGAGTGATGAATCAAGCTACGATGCCACTAGCATTTAGTTATCTCAAAAATCTAGCAGATGTTCATAACCATGCTAATTCAACCATACTGTCCCACTACAATCATATTCCTCAATGCTTTCCTCACATCCCCGGGATGTCAACTTATCCTTATTATCCATTTATGTGCCTACAACCTGGTCAAATTTCCACGCCACGATGGCCAGCACATGAAAATAATGCCTCCAATGAAGGAAACTTGCATAAAGTTGATCGTAGGCTGGCAGCATTGATGAAATTCAGGCAGAAACGCAAGGAGAGATGTTTTGACAAGAAGATTAGGTATGTCAATCGAAAAAAACTTGCAGAACGAAGACCTCGTGTAAGGGGCCAGTTTGTGAGAAAAGTGAATGGAGTTAACGTGGATCTTAATGGGCAACCTCCTTCAACAGAAGATGATCAAGAAGAAGGAGAAGAGTCTGATGAGGAAGATCAAACTGCCGGTGTGAGGCTTTCACCCGTGGATGTTACTTCAGTATGCCCCTAA
- the LOC140967199 gene encoding two-component response regulator-like APRR1 isoform X2, with protein MTKGFKMLKYIMRDRGLRRIPVIMMSTQDEVPIVVKCLKFGAADYLVKPLRVNELLNLWTHMWRRRRMLGLAEKNILNFDLDLVASDPSDGNTNSITLFSDDTDDKTGKSTDPETCTSTHQEGKTNINTGIAPTETVTMAPVECQPDVPGICDKRRGQVVLFPKKNDFKMGESSAFITYVKSSTPNGNIQVSSSANEISSEHVKIVQNLTILSDEVINDIQRHDNRNPLENCSRGDGDPFMSLDASQSNSQEEFAQADIHSENDNSNDVPGCQEHTAAYPFYISGVMNQATMPLAFSYLKNLADVHNHANSTILSHYNHIPQCFPHIPGMSTYPYYPFMCLQPGQISTPRWPAHENNASNEGNLHKVDRRLAALMKFRQKRKERCFDKKIRYVNRKKLAERRPRVRGQFVRKVNGVNVDLNGQPPSTEDDQEEGEESDEEDQTAGVRLSPVDVTSVCP; from the exons ATGACCAAAGGATTCAAAATGTTAAAATACATCATGAGGGACAGAGGGTTACGGCGTATCCCTGTTATCA TGATGTCAACTCAAGACGAGGTTCCCATTGTCGTCAAGTGCCTAAAATTTGGAGCAGCTGACTATCTTGTGAAGCCATTGCGCGTCAACGAGCTGTTGAATTTGTGGACTCATATGTGGAGAAGAAGGCGAATG CTTGGACTAGCAGAGaaaaatatcttaaattttGATCTGGATCTAGTTGCATCAGATCCAAGTGATGGTAATACCAACAGTATTACTTTATTTTCGGATGACACAGATGACAAGACTGGAAAGAGTACCGACCCAGAAACTTGTACTTCAACCCATCAGGAAGGCAAG ACCAATATCAACACTGGTATTGCTCCTACGGAAACCGTGACCATGGCTCCTGTGGAGTGTCAGCCAGATGTCCCAGGAATATGTGACAAAAGAAGAG GACAAGTTGTGTTATTtccaaagaaaaatgattttaagaTGGGCGAGTCTTCAGCCTTTATCACATATGTCAAATCAAGCACACCCAATGGAAACATCCAGGTGTCTTCTTCCGCCAATGAGATTTCATCTGAGCATGTGAAGATTGTACAGAATCTTACGATATTGAGCGATGAAGTTATTAATGACATCCAAAGACACGATAACAGAAATCCCCTGGAGAACTGTTCACGAGGAGATGGAGATCCTTTTATGTCACTTGATGCTTCCCAATCGAACTCACAGGAAGAGTTTGCTCAGGCAGACATACATTCAGAGAATGACAATTCCAATGATGTCCCTGGTTGTCAAGAACATACTGCTGCCTATCCTTTCTACATTTCCGGAGTGATGAATCAAGCTACGATGCCACTAGCATTTAGTTATCTCAAAAATCTAGCAGATGTTCATAACCATGCTAATTCAACCATACTGTCCCACTACAATCATATTCCTCAATGCTTTCCTCACATCCCCGGGATGTCAACTTATCCTTATTATCCATTTATGTGCCTACAACCTGGTCAAATTTCCACGCCACGATGGCCAGCACATGAAAATAATGCCTCCAATGAAGGAAACTTGCATAAAGTTGATCGTAGGCTGGCAGCATTGATGAAATTCAGGCAGAAACGCAAGGAGAGATGTTTTGACAAGAAGATTAGGTATGTCAATCGAAAAAAACTTGCAGAACGAAGACCTCGTGTAAGGGGCCAGTTTGTGAGAAAAGTGAATGGAGTTAACGTGGATCTTAATGGGCAACCTCCTTCAACAGAAGATGATCAAGAAGAAGGAGAAGAGTCTGATGAGGAAGATCAAACTGCCGGTGTGAGGCTTTCACCCGTGGATGTTACTTCAGTATGCCCCTAA